In one Platichthys flesus chromosome 3, fPlaFle2.1, whole genome shotgun sequence genomic region, the following are encoded:
- the dock5 gene encoding dedicator of cytokinesis protein 5 translates to MTRWIPTKKEKYGVAIYNYAPSGEQELCLQVGDTVHILEKLEGWYRGYTLRKKSQRGIFPASYIHLKEATVEGIGQQEIIVPADLPLVLELGATLREWSQIWHKLFVANKTTLFRGVQQMAYSLIEYRSQIVSGTLPKDDLVELKKKVTAKIDYGNRILGLDLVVRDDAGNTLDPDWTSTVSLFRAHETASRSVDDRIQEEKTRQQNLEMRRQTLFSTVHTYSLLMNLKNFVCNIGEDAELLMSLYDPDQSEFISENFLVRWDSMGMPKEIEKLNNLPALFTDLSSSDLMRQRLFLVCQIIRVGSMELKEGKKHTSGLRRPFGVAVMDITDVAHGKTDDEDKQHFIPFQQIAMETYIRQRQLIMSPLMPSRVIGENEPLTAVFNKVIATREVNHKGQGLFVTLKLLPGDLAQVRKDYPHFVDRSTAIVRKMGFPEIILPGNVRNDIYVTLLQGEFDRGKKKTPKNVEVILTVHDDEGNPMEKAIFPGAGYDGITEYKSVIYYQVKQPCWNETVKVTIPIEDVCRCHLRVMFRHRSSQDSRDKSEKPFGMAFVRLMRGDGTTLKDGIHELIVYKVDVKKAEDAKVYLTLPATWHEVGEKEKQTGKQFHHSVVIPVTKDSFQIASLTCSTKLTQNVDLLGLLNWRSNPGDLDQILQRLMEVEGGEIVKFLQDTLDALFNIMMETSEKDTYDHLVFNALVFIITLIGDIKFQHFNPVLETYINKHFSATLAYMKLTKVLNYYVSHAELPALTERLYMALKALKYLFRFIVQSRVLYLRFYGNSEDGDAFLNSIRTLFLSFNTLMDRPLDEGVKIKGAILKYLPSIINDIQSAFDPVELSVLLAKFIESIPDSQLVRQKLGCMCKMVESDLFRQPDCRDVLLPLVTDQLSGQLDDHSCKPDHEACVQLLSTVLDNLDRKDVGPTRGHVQLIMERLLRRVNRTVISMDRSSLLIGHYLACMTAILKQMDDMHYAHYISTFKTRQDIIDFLMETFIMFKDLMGNVFPADWMIMNLVQMQVFLRAIDQYSDVLNMYFLDQAHFELQLWNNYFHLTVAFLTHKTLQLESFSQEKRNKILNKYGDMRKTFGFKIRDMWYNLGPHKMKFIPAMVGPILAVTLVPQPELRKATIPIFFDMMQCEHNFNPGRTFETFENELITKLDQEVEGGQGDEQYKVLLEKTLLEHCRRHRYLSQSGEELALLLSSLLENLLAYRTITHDESTEHRMSCTVNVLNFYKEKKREDIYIRYLYKLRDLHLDCENYTEASYTLLLHAEILEWSDKPCASHLIPRDGDRVWTQQELKERLFQEIICYFDKGKMWEKAIELGKQLAKMHETHMFDFMELSQLLKQQAQFYENIMHAMRPQPEYFAVGYYGLGFPSFLRNKMFIFRGKEYEWLEDFSLKLLSQFPIAVRMTSTAPPGDNIINSPGQHIQCFTVKPVLTVPPQFKDKGVPEQILNYYRTNEVDKFQYSRPFRKGEKDPDNEFATMWIERTTYITAYRFPGILKWFEVKSVSVEEISPLENAIETMEMANEKLSNLVQQQACDRSLSINPLSMMLSGIVDPAVMGGFSNYEKAFFTDTYMQEHPEAHESIEILKQLIALQIPLLADGIRIHGEKTTEQLKPLHNRMVTCFQDLREKVEKHYGVITLPCSLAEKKKSRVGSVVMPYILSSTLRRMSTISTLSSASSGLSSGSASSDGPSGISSQDNRRASILSRSEEDNRIARKNRKEWSVSKSQVLLERQSDTDETPPERPKSLQFGDKRLPLSLFQGVSSKLSISIPLSPLPASPNTPHTPRSSSFSSLLSDCDTNTFDTPGTPPPMPPKKHPHEIDSTRFSSEFTPPLPMKIESKPPPPPPKTRKSMFPAYDPTPQ, encoded by the exons CAATCTACAATTATGCTCCCAGTGGTGAGCAGGAGCTGTGTCTTCAGGTCGGGGACACGGTGCACATACTTGAGAAATTGGAAG GCTGGTATAGGGGCTACACGCTACGCAAGAAATCACAGAGG GGTATTTTCCCGGCTTCCTACATCCACTTAAAGGAGGCTACGGTTGAGGGAATAGG CCAGCAGGAAATAATTGTTCCAGCAGATTTACCCCTGGTCCTGGAACTTGGAGCTACTCTAAGAGAATGGTCCCAGATATGGCACAAGCTCTTTGTG GCGAACAAGACAACACTGTTCCGCGGTGTTCAGCAGATGGCCTACAGCCTCATCGAATATCGATCTCAGATAGTGTCAGGAACACTGCCCAAGGATGACCTTGTAGAGCTGAAAAAGAAAGTAACAGCAAAGATTGATTATGGAAACCG GATTCTGGGGCTGGACCTGGTGGTGCGAGATGATGCAGGGAACACGCTGGATCCTGACTGGACCAGTACGGTCAGTCTGTTCCGGGCCCACGAGACTGCATCCCGTAGCGTTGATGACAGGATACAAGAAGAGAAG ACGCGGCAACAAAACCTGGAAATGAGGCGTCAGACTCTGTTCAGTACAGTGCACACCTACAGTCTGCTCATGAACCTGAAGAACTTTGTATGCAACATTGGAGAGGACGCTGAGCTGCTCATGTCTCTGTATGACCCTGACCAGTCTGAATTCATCAG TGAGAACTTCCTGGTGCGCTGGGACAGTATGGGGATGCCCAAAGAAATTGAAAAACTCAACAACCTGCCAGCGCTATTCACG GACCTGAGCAGCAGCGACTTAATGAGGCAGCGACTGTTCCTGGTGTGTCAGATCATCAGAGTGGGCAGCATGGAGCTGAAAGAGGGCAAGAAACACACCAGTGGACTGAGGAGGCCGTTTGGTGTGGCCG tGATGGACATTACAGATGTCGCCCATGGCAAAACCGACGATGAGGACAAACAGCACTTCATCCCATTTCAGCA GATAGCGATGGAAACCTACATCCGTCAGAGGCAACTCATCATGTCTCCGCTCATGCCATCCCGAGTCATAGGAGAGAATGAGCCGCTCACTGCTGTCTTCAACAAAGTCATTGCCACGCGGGAGGTCAATCACAAAGGCCAGG GGCTGTTTGTGACCCTGAAACTCCTCCCCGGGGATCTCGCCCAGGTCAGAAAGGACTACCCCCACTTTGTGGACCGCAGCACGGCTATCGTCAGGAAAATGGGCTTTCCAGAAATCATCCTCCCAG GTAATGTGAGGAATGATATTTACGTAACCCTGCTGCAGGGAGAGTTTGACCGAGGCAAAAAAAAGACCCCGAAAAACGTAGAGGTCATACTAACTGTGCACGATGATGAAGGCAATCCCATGGAG AAAGCCATATTTCCTGGGGCCGGTTATGATGGTATCACAGAGTACAAGTCCGTCATATACTACCAGGTGAAGCAGCCTTGCTGGAATGAAACTGTGAAG GTCACAATTCCCATTGAAGACGTGTGCCGCTGTCACCTCAGGGTGATGTTTCGACACAGGTCTTCCCAGGACT CTAGAGACAAATCGGAGAAGCCCTTTGGAATGGCGTTCGTGCGTCTCatgagaggagatgggaccaCGCTAAAAGACGGCATACATGAACTCATCGTCTATAAg GTTGATGTGAAAAAGGCTGAGGATGCAAAGGTCTATCTTACTCTGCCGGCGACCTGGCATGAAgtgggggagaaggagaagcagacGGGGAAGCAGTTCCACCATTCAGTAGTCATTCCTGTGACTAAAGACAGCTTCCAGATTGCATCACTCACCTGCTCCACTAAACTCACCCAGAACG TGGATCTTCTCGGCCTGTTAAACTGGAGGTCTAACCCCGGAGATCTGGACCAGATTCTTCAGAGACTGATGGAGGTCGAGGGTGGGGAGATAGTGAAA TTTCTCCAGGACACTCTGGATGCCCTGTTCAACATAATGATGGAGACCTCAGAGAAGGACACCTATGACCACCTGGTCTTCAATGCATTG GTATTTATAATCACACTTATTGGAGACATCAAATTCCAGCACTTCAATCCAGTCTTGGAAACCTACATCAACAAGCACTTCAGTGCCACTTTGGCTTACAT GAAGCTAACTAAGGTGCTTAACTACTACGTGAGCCATGCCGAGTTGCCTGCCCTGACCGAGAGGCTCTACATGGCACTCAAAGCTCTAAAATACCTCTTCAGGTTTATTGTACAGTCCCGGGTCCTCTATCTCAG ATTCTATGGGAACAGTGAAGATGGGGATGCTTTCCTCAACTCCATTCGCAcccttttcttgtctttcaacACCCTCATGGACAGACCTCTTGATGAGGGAGTGAAGATAAAG gGGGCAATATTAAAATACCTTCCCAGCATCATTAATGACATCCAGTCTGCGTTTGATCCCGTGGAGCTCAG CGTTCTCCTAGCAAAGTTCATCGAGAGCATTCCAGACTCGCAGCTCGTGCGTCAGAAGCTGGGCTGCATGTGTAAAATGGTGGAGAGTGACCTTTTCAGGCAGCCAG ATTGTCGAGATGTACTCCTGCCACTTGTCACTGACCAGCTAAGTGGGCAGCTGGACGACCACTCGTGTAAACCCGACCACGAGGCCTGCGTCCAGCTGCTCAGCACAGTGTTGGACAACCTGGACCGCAAGGACGTG GGTCCAACCAGAGGGCACGTTCAGCTGATAATGGAGCGGCTTCTTCGCAGGGTTAATCGCACAGTCATCAGCATGGACAGGTCGTCCCTTCTCATT GGTCACTATCTCGCCTGCATGACCGCCATCCTGAAGCAAATGGATGACATGCATTACGCCCACTACATCAGCACCTTCAAGACGAGACAGGATATCATA GACTTTCTCATGGAGACATTCATCATGTTTAAAGACCTCATGGGAAACGTCTTCCCGGCTGACTGGATGATCATGAACCTGGTGCAGATGCAGGTCTTCCTCAGGGCCATCGACCAGTACTCGGACGTCCTCAACATGTACTTCTTGGACCAGGCACATTTCGAACTACAG CTTTGGAATAACTACTTTCATTTGACTGTGGCATTCCTCACCCACAAGACACTGCAGCTGGAATCCTTCTCTCAGGAGAAGCGGAATAAGATACTGAACAA ATATGGAGACATGAGGAAGACTTTTGGGTTTAAAATAAGAGACATGTGGTACAATCTCG GCCCCCACAAAATGAAGTTCATCCCAGCCATGGTCGGGCCCATCCTTGCGGTCACACTGGTGCCTCAGCCTGAACTGAGAAAAGCTACCATCCCCATCTTCTTTGATATGATGCAGTGTGAGCACAACTTCAACCCCGGACGGACATTTGAGACG TTTGAGAATGAACTGATAACAAAGCTGGATCAAGAGGTGGAAGGAGGTCAAGGGGATGAGCAGTACAAAGTCCTGCTGGAGAAAAC GTTACTGGAGCACTGCAGACGCCACAGATACCTGTCACAGTCGGGGGAGGAGCTGGCTCTGCTGCTCAGCAGCCTGCTGGAGAATCTCCTGGCGTACCGCACCATCACACATGATGAAAGTACAGAGCACCGAATGAGCTGCACTGTCAATGTTCTG AACTTctacaaagagaaaaagagggaggacATTTACATCCG GTACTTGTACAAGCTGAGAGATCTGCACCTTGACTGTGAGAACTACACCGAGGCATCCTACACTCTGCTACTACACGCCGAAATACTGGAG TGGTCTGACAAACCCTGTGCATCTCACCTCATCCCTCGAGATGGGGACCGGGTGTGGACCCAACAGGAGCTGAAAGAGAGGCTCTTCCAGGAGATCATTTGTTACTTTGACAAGGGCAAG ATGTGGGAGAAGGCCATTGAGCTGGGCAAGCAGCTGGCCAAGATGCACGAGACCCACATGTTTGACTTCATGGAGCTCAGCCAGCTTCTG AAACAACAAGCCCAGTTCTATGAGAACATAATGCATGCGATGCGGCCACAGCCAGAGTACTTTGCTGTAGGATACTATGGCCTCGGATTCCCTTCCTTCCTCCGG AACAAGATGTTCATCTTCCGAGGCAAAGAGTACGAGTGGCTTGAAGACTTCAGCTTGAAGCTGCTCTCTCAGTTCCCAATCGCAGTCCGGATGACCagcacagcgccccctggagacAACATCATCAACTCCCCTGGACAGC ATATCCAGTGCTTTACTGTCAAGCCTGTTCTCACTGTGCCGCCGCAGTTTAAAGACAAGGGTGTTCCAGAGCAGATATTAAA CTATTACAGAACCAATGAAGTGGACAAGTTCCAGTATTCCAGGCCCTTCCGGAAAGGTGAAAAGGACCCAGACAATGAATTTGCG ACCATGTGGATTGAGAGAACAACTTACATAACTGCCTATCGCTTCCCAGGGATTCTCAAATGGTTTGAAGTCAAATCTGTTTCAGTG GAAGAGATCAGTCCTCTGGAGAACGCCATCGAAACAATGGAGATGGCTAATGAAAAGCTGAGTAACCTGGTGCAGCAGCAAGCCTGCGATCGCTCACTGTCCATCAACCCACTGTCCATGATGCTCAGCGGCATCGTTGACCCAGCAGTCATGGGCGGCTTCTCCAACTATGAGAAG GCATTCTTTACAGACACCTACATGCAAGAGCATCCAGAGGCACACGAGAGTATTGAGATCCTTAAACAGCTCATCGCTCTGCAG atcCCTCTGTTGGCAGATGGGATTCGCATCCATGGGGAGAAGACGACGGAGCAGCTGAAGCCCTTACACAACCGAATGGTTACCTGCTTCCAAGACCTtcgggagaaagtggagaagcaCTATGGCGTCATAACCTTG CCCTGTTCCCTtgctgaaaagaagaagagccGCGTGGGCTCAGTGGTGATGCCCtacatcctgtcctccaccctGCGCCGCATGTCCACTATTTCGAccctctcctccgcctcctcagGCCTCTCCAGCGGCTCTGCATCCTCAGACGGACCCTCCGGCATTTCCTCCCAAGA CAATCGCAGGGCCTCCATCCTGTCCCGCTCTGAGGAGGACAACAGGATTGCTCGAAAGAACAGGAAGGAGTGGAGTGTGAGCAAATCTCAGGTCTTACTGGAGAGGCAGTCCGACACTGATGAG ACGCCTCCAGAGAGGCCCAAGAGCTTACAGTTTGGAGACAAACGTCTTCCACTCTCGCTGTTCCAGGGGGTTTCGTCCAAGCTCAGCATCTCTATCCCTCTCAGCCCGCTACCTGCCTCTCCGAACACACCGCACACACCACGCAGCTCCA GTTTTTCGTCACTTCTCAGCGACTGTGATACCAATACCTTCGACACCCCAGGGACCCCCCCACCCATGCCTCCCAAGAAACACCCACACGAGATTGACAGCACAAGGTTCTCTTCAGAG tTTACTCCTCCGCTGCCGATGAAAATTGAGAGCAAGCCACCGCCACCTCCTCCGAAGACGCGGAAGTCCATGTTCCCGGCGTATGACCCCACCCCGCAGTAA
- the LOC133949979 gene encoding uncharacterized protein LOC133949979 gives MLGTNKLVIWVMTGLFAVTTVFFNFYIVLMSLLRYRQKKQWSPSETIIMALSLANVAHQVVCYIWMTMDEVDIKCLIAPTSYTIVLLIIFSLKFTIMWDTSFLTFYYSTKLVNTPNACYTHIQTTILKHVTLGVFLILLLGLGTCMPMFVVFHADNKTKTNKDCGILVPDTQPGQIYEVIYLLLSDVFPGLLMAKCCISISLHLAIHLRNMKASSNGAHRPKLGSQMRVIQMALSLVAIFTVFLVVDLYVNYQIAVNHKSAIGLTFLFTSIYTTGAAMVLIYGKKTMWKPLIHDFNVWLDIFPCLSCLKVPEEKATPRNEATPSAPA, from the coding sequence atgttgGGGACAAATAAATTGGTGATCTGGGTGATGACAGGTCTATTTGCTgtcaccactgtattcttcaatTTTTACATCGTCTTGATGAGTCTATTGAGATACAGGCAGAAAAAGCAGTGGAGTCCCAGTGAAACCATCATCATGGCTCTGTCCTTGGCCAACGTGGCCCACCAGGTGGTCTGCTACATCTGGATGACCATGGATGAGGTGGACATCAAGTGTCTCATCGCTCCGACGTCCTACACCATCGTTCTGCTCATCATCTTCAGCCTCAAGTTCACCATCATGTGGGACACCAGCTTCCTCACCTTCTACTACAGCACCAAGCTGGTGAACACGCCCAACGCCTGCTACACCCACATCCAGACCACCATCCTCAAGCACGTAACCTTGGGAGTTTTCCTCATCCTGCTCTTAGGCCTGGGCACCTGTATGCCAATGTTTGTGGTGTTCCACGCTGACAACAAAACCAAGACGAACAAAGATTGCGGCATTTTGGTGCCCGACACCCAGCCTGGCCAAATTTACGAAGTCATCTATCTGCTCCTTTCTGATGTTTTCCCAGGGTTGCTCATGGCGAAATGCTGCATCTCCATCTCTTTGCACCTGGCCATCCACCTCCGTAACATGAAAGCTAGCAGCAACGGAGCCCACCGCCCAAAGCTGGGCTCTCAGATGAGAGTGATCCAGATGGCTTTATCTCTAGTGGCCATCTTCACTGTCTTCCTTGTTGTTGACCTGTACGTGAACTACCAGATAGCTGTGAACCACAAGAGCGCCATCGGGCTCACGTTCCTTTTCACGTCCATTTACACGACCGGCGCTGCCATGGTGCTGATCTACGGGAAAAAGACCATGTGGAAACCTCTGATTCACGACTTCAACGTGTGGCTGGATATATTTCCTTGTCTGTCTTGTCTGAAGGTGCCTGAAGAAAAAGCTAcacccagaaatgaagctaCACCCAGCGCTCCTGCATAA